In a genomic window of Nesterenkonia halotolerans:
- a CDS encoding methyltransferase domain-containing protein — translation MPSTQWNPGAYLTYASERTQPFIDLLQRVRAPKAAQIVDLGCGPGNGMPVLRGMWPTAQITGIDSSEEMLQRAREATDDDRISYHRADIRDLQLQEPADLIVSNAALQWIPEHRELLPAIMDNVAPGGMLAVQVPGNFNAPSHQLLAEFAAAQPYAQHIDPAALLKPTAELTDYMLDVAQPGWEVEAWETRYHHVLQGEDPVFDWISAAAARPVLQSLPEEVREQFSAEYKAALREAYPATRIGTILPFRRLFFIARRQRG, via the coding sequence ATGCCCAGCACCCAGTGGAATCCGGGGGCGTATCTGACCTACGCCTCCGAACGGACCCAGCCCTTCATCGACCTTCTTCAGCGTGTGCGAGCCCCGAAGGCCGCCCAAATCGTCGACCTCGGGTGTGGACCTGGCAACGGCATGCCGGTGCTGCGGGGGATGTGGCCCACGGCGCAGATCACCGGCATCGACTCCTCGGAGGAGATGCTGCAGCGGGCCCGCGAGGCCACCGATGACGACCGCATCTCCTACCACCGCGCGGACATCCGCGACCTTCAGCTGCAGGAACCAGCCGACCTGATCGTCTCCAACGCGGCACTGCAGTGGATCCCCGAACATCGCGAACTGCTGCCCGCCATCATGGACAACGTCGCCCCCGGCGGCATGCTGGCGGTCCAGGTGCCCGGAAACTTCAATGCGCCCAGCCACCAGCTGCTCGCCGAGTTCGCCGCCGCACAGCCCTATGCGCAGCACATAGACCCGGCCGCGCTGCTCAAGCCCACGGCGGAGCTGACCGATTACATGCTCGACGTCGCCCAGCCCGGCTGGGAGGTCGAGGCCTGGGAGACCAGGTATCACCACGTTCTGCAGGGAGAGGATCCGGTCTTCGACTGGATCTCGGCCGCGGCGGCCCGCCCGGTGCTGCAGTCGCTCCCCGAGGAGGTCCGCGAACAGTTCAGCGCGGAGTACAAGGCTGCGCTGCGCGAGGCTTACCCCGCGACCCGCATCGGCACGATCCTGCCGTTCCGGCGACTGTTCTTCATCGCCCGACGTCAGCGAGGCTGA
- a CDS encoding CPBP family intramembrane glutamic endopeptidase, translating to MSVPTNTLTATPRTPLVILSVFVLVTLGLGWLVGLPLILMSPEERSAAPDGVYMNVFMLTPAVAAVIAYLMERRQPLGVLYGHTAAEREPAGAQLKSQSITDALGITPLRPVGRLLAWSILALLLFFAFSLAALPIGAALGAYPLDLSMPIFVQDLSARLGREATEFIATGLLVEVGYIFSGAVLGVVIHAGIEMGWRGYLFPRLQVRWGSRAAVVLTGIVSGLWYAPLLAVGFFYGQTPVFLALALMIGFSIIIGGVLAWLRMRSGSIWPAAFAQSMISAAAILHFWFAEAGAPTDFRVATLQGVTGWILPGLLLLGLLIFARRAYAPPRSR from the coding sequence GTGAGTGTTCCCACCAATACCCTGACGGCGACGCCGCGCACTCCCCTGGTCATACTCAGCGTCTTCGTGCTGGTGACCCTGGGACTCGGCTGGCTTGTCGGGCTGCCGCTGATCCTGATGAGCCCTGAGGAGCGCAGCGCCGCTCCGGACGGCGTGTACATGAACGTCTTCATGCTCACTCCGGCGGTCGCCGCGGTCATCGCCTACCTCATGGAACGGCGCCAGCCCCTCGGGGTGCTCTACGGGCACACCGCTGCGGAGCGCGAGCCGGCAGGCGCTCAGCTCAAGTCACAGAGCATCACCGATGCACTGGGCATCACCCCGCTGCGCCCGGTGGGGAGGCTGCTGGCCTGGAGCATTCTCGCGCTGCTGCTGTTCTTCGCGTTCAGCCTGGCCGCACTGCCGATCGGCGCCGCACTGGGTGCCTACCCGCTGGACCTCTCCATGCCGATCTTCGTCCAGGATCTGAGTGCCCGACTGGGACGCGAGGCCACCGAGTTCATCGCCACCGGCCTGCTGGTGGAGGTGGGGTATATCTTCTCCGGCGCGGTGCTCGGCGTGGTGATCCATGCGGGCATCGAGATGGGCTGGCGCGGCTACCTCTTCCCACGCCTGCAGGTGCGCTGGGGATCACGGGCCGCCGTCGTGCTCACGGGAATCGTCTCAGGACTCTGGTACGCGCCGCTGCTGGCCGTGGGCTTCTTCTACGGCCAGACCCCGGTGTTCCTGGCGCTGGCGCTGATGATCGGCTTCTCGATCATCATCGGCGGCGTGCTGGCCTGGCTGCGCATGCGTTCGGGCTCCATCTGGCCGGCCGCCTTCGCCCAGTCGATGATCTCGGCCGCCGCGATCCTGCATTTCTGGTTCGCCGAAGCCGGAGCACCCACCGACTTCCGTGTGGCCACGCTGCAGGGCGTCACGGGCTGGATCCTTCCGGGACTGCTGCTGCTCGGGCTGCTGATCTTCGCCCGCCGCGCCTACGCGCCGCCTCGCTCCAGGTAA
- a CDS encoding winged helix-turn-helix domain-containing protein, translating into MAIPAHQHADEDQVLRLQTRRGDIRITGDTVHLPGPSAAAVQLAPGPLALMRALMKAQGAVLSREHLLAVLPHCGSEHALEMWVSRLRQSLPDPSMVKTVVKRGYRLVV; encoded by the coding sequence ATGGCGATCCCAGCGCACCAGCATGCCGACGAGGACCAGGTCCTTCGGCTGCAGACCCGCCGCGGGGACATCCGGATCACCGGCGACACCGTGCACCTGCCGGGGCCGAGCGCCGCTGCGGTGCAGCTGGCGCCCGGCCCGCTGGCGCTGATGCGGGCGCTGATGAAGGCGCAGGGTGCCGTGCTCTCCAGGGAGCACCTGTTGGCGGTGCTTCCGCACTGCGGCTCAGAGCACGCCCTGGAGATGTGGGTCTCACGGCTGCGCCAGTCACTGCCTGACCCCTCGATGGTCAAGACAGTGGTCAAACGCGGTTACCGCTTGGTGGTCTGA
- a CDS encoding BCCT family transporter, giving the protein MSEEQPPRRSQRLGEETRRVSRQAGQALGQLNPISRARYPHDTHPALVPGIGIDEQRRRYSIDWFIFAITGVLTVAFVIWGVTNPASVGEVAGIAYDWTMVHAGWLFNALAIVVLVFLLILAATRYGRIPLGKDGEQPEYSTFAWIAMLFAAGIGIGVLFWGPAEPLAYFYNVPAPLEHEPESNQALHSAMAQTYFHWGLHAWGIYALVGGAVAYAAYRRGRVPLMSAIFEKMFGKKHSEGFAGKMIDMFAIIATLFGTAAALGIAVMQIGEGVVIVAGASELTNTMMIGIIAVLSACFVVSAVSGISRGIRYLSSINIVLTIGVIAVFFFAGPTLFLLNLLPSAFMEYLGTMFQMMGRSASWGQETLDFQSAWTVYYWAWWISWSPFVGIFIARVSRGRTIRQFILGVILVPSSLLFVAYGVMGGVSMWLAREGQGNVSPDLSAPEVLFSVIDALPYLQWLPIVVVVILAIFFITSADSASVVMGILTTRGDQDPNKLVVVFWGLVMAGVATVMLLLGEGTALQGLQSLVIVTALPFALVLILIMIAWSRELATDPHALREKYADLAVSNAVLDGVERYGDDFALEVVPTHPGEGAGAEVDSEHDDYTEWYQRTDEDGAPVGYDFATGEWADGWDPETGEIGTVVTEDPKAEQDPEGQTTKR; this is encoded by the coding sequence ATGTCTGAAGAGCAGCCACCCCGACGGAGTCAGCGACTGGGGGAGGAGACCCGACGCGTGTCCCGCCAGGCCGGACAGGCACTGGGCCAGCTGAACCCCATCTCCCGGGCTCGCTACCCGCACGACACCCACCCGGCGCTCGTGCCCGGGATCGGCATCGACGAGCAGCGCCGCCGCTACAGCATCGACTGGTTCATCTTCGCGATCACCGGCGTGCTGACCGTGGCCTTCGTGATCTGGGGCGTCACGAACCCTGCGAGCGTCGGTGAGGTCGCAGGGATCGCCTACGACTGGACCATGGTCCACGCCGGATGGCTCTTCAACGCACTCGCCATCGTCGTGCTGGTCTTCCTGCTCATCCTGGCCGCCACCCGCTACGGCAGGATCCCGCTCGGCAAGGACGGCGAACAGCCTGAATACTCCACCTTCGCGTGGATCGCGATGCTCTTCGCCGCAGGCATCGGCATCGGCGTCCTCTTCTGGGGACCCGCCGAGCCGCTGGCCTACTTCTACAACGTGCCCGCACCGCTGGAACATGAGCCCGAGTCGAATCAGGCTCTGCACAGTGCGATGGCGCAGACCTACTTCCACTGGGGCCTTCACGCCTGGGGCATCTACGCCCTGGTGGGCGGCGCGGTGGCCTACGCCGCCTACCGCCGTGGCCGCGTGCCGCTGATGTCTGCGATCTTCGAGAAGATGTTCGGCAAGAAGCACTCGGAAGGCTTCGCCGGAAAGATGATCGACATGTTCGCGATCATCGCCACGCTCTTCGGCACCGCGGCCGCCCTGGGCATCGCCGTGATGCAGATCGGTGAGGGTGTGGTCATCGTGGCCGGTGCCTCCGAGCTCACCAACACGATGATGATCGGCATCATCGCCGTGCTCAGCGCATGCTTCGTGGTCTCGGCCGTCTCCGGCATCTCCCGAGGCATCCGCTACCTCTCGAGCATCAACATCGTCCTCACCATCGGCGTCATCGCCGTCTTCTTCTTCGCCGGTCCGACGCTGTTCCTGCTGAACCTGCTGCCCTCGGCCTTCATGGAGTACCTCGGCACCATGTTCCAGATGATGGGCCGCTCGGCCTCCTGGGGCCAGGAGACCCTGGACTTCCAGTCGGCATGGACCGTCTACTACTGGGCCTGGTGGATCTCCTGGTCCCCCTTCGTGGGCATCTTCATCGCCCGCGTCTCCCGCGGCCGGACCATCCGTCAGTTCATCCTCGGGGTCATCCTGGTCCCCTCCTCGCTGCTCTTCGTGGCCTATGGGGTCATGGGCGGCGTGTCCATGTGGCTGGCTCGCGAGGGGCAGGGAAATGTCAGCCCGGACCTCAGTGCTCCCGAGGTGCTCTTCTCGGTGATCGATGCCCTCCCGTACCTGCAGTGGCTGCCGATCGTCGTCGTCGTCATCCTGGCGATCTTCTTCATCACCTCGGCCGACTCCGCGTCAGTGGTGATGGGAATCCTCACCACCCGCGGCGATCAGGACCCGAACAAGCTCGTCGTGGTCTTCTGGGGCCTCGTGATGGCAGGCGTGGCCACGGTGATGCTGCTGCTCGGCGAGGGCACCGCTCTGCAGGGTCTGCAATCCCTGGTGATCGTCACCGCTCTGCCCTTCGCGCTGGTGCTGATCCTGATCATGATCGCCTGGTCCCGCGAGCTCGCCACCGATCCGCATGCGCTGCGCGAGAAGTACGCCGATCTGGCCGTGAGCAACGCCGTGCTCGACGGCGTGGAACGCTACGGCGATGACTTCGCGCTCGAGGTCGTCCCCACCCACCCGGGTGAGGGTGCCGGCGCCGAGGTCGACTCGGAGCATGATGACTACACCGAGTGGTACCAGCGCACCGATGAGGACGGGGCGCCGGTCGGCTACGACTTCGCCACCGGAGAGTGGGCCGACGGCTGGGATCCCGAGACCGGGGAGATCGGCACCGTGGTGACCGAGGACCCCAAGGCCGAGCAGGATCCCGAGGGTCAGACCACCAAGCGGTAA
- the trmB gene encoding tRNA (guanosine(46)-N7)-methyltransferase TrmB, which produces MTSQPEPSQPDTSAPETSQSDAAAPDASAPDASAPASAAAPRLPMRRPLSFVRRSNRLKPSYQRTWDAALGDELLDIPHGERDTSVAEGFRIDWAAEFGRSAPIIVEIGSGSGEAVAHAAAANPETDFLAIEVYKPGAAQLVSRLRREGLRNVRVAVANAPEVLDQLFSPGEVAEVWIFFPDPWHKKKHNKRRLIDAGFLEKIARVLPEGGVFRLATDWSGYAVQMREVLSASPQFSNPHAGERAGEDSSLTQVRLYDLDAQSMGKEPQPLSLEEARDDDGGWAPRFSGRAQTDFETKALNVGRKIFDLTFIRRSAENL; this is translated from the coding sequence GTGACTTCCCAGCCCGAGCCTTCCCAGCCTGACACTTCCGCGCCCGAAACTTCCCAGTCCGATGCCGCTGCGCCGGATGCCTCCGCACCCGATGCCTCCGCCCCTGCCTCTGCGGCCGCCCCCAGGCTCCCGATGCGCCGGCCGCTCTCCTTCGTGCGCCGCAGCAATCGGCTCAAACCCAGCTACCAGCGGACCTGGGACGCGGCGCTGGGGGATGAGCTGCTGGACATCCCCCACGGGGAGCGCGACACCTCCGTGGCCGAGGGTTTCAGGATCGACTGGGCCGCCGAGTTCGGCCGCTCCGCGCCGATCATCGTGGAGATCGGCTCCGGCTCTGGTGAGGCAGTGGCGCACGCCGCCGCGGCGAACCCCGAGACCGATTTCCTCGCCATCGAGGTCTACAAGCCCGGTGCCGCGCAGCTGGTGAGCCGGCTCCGCCGCGAAGGGCTGCGCAATGTCAGGGTCGCCGTGGCGAACGCGCCGGAGGTCCTCGACCAGCTCTTCAGCCCGGGCGAGGTCGCGGAGGTCTGGATCTTCTTCCCCGACCCGTGGCACAAGAAGAAGCACAACAAGCGCCGACTGATCGACGCCGGGTTCCTCGAGAAGATCGCCCGGGTGCTGCCCGAGGGGGGCGTCTTCCGGCTTGCCACCGACTGGTCCGGCTACGCCGTGCAGATGCGCGAGGTCCTCAGTGCCTCGCCCCAGTTCAGCAATCCGCACGCGGGTGAGCGCGCCGGTGAGGACTCGTCGCTGACGCAGGTGCGCCTGTACGATCTTGACGCACAGTCCATGGGCAAGGAGCCGCAGCCGCTCAGCCTGGAGGAGGCCCGCGACGACGACGGCGGCTGGGCCCCCAGGTTCTCGGGTCGCGCACAGACCGACTTCGAGACCAAGGCGCTGAACGTCGGCCGGAAGATCTTCGACCTCACCTTCATCAGGAGGTCGGCAGAGAACCTCTGA
- a CDS encoding penicillin-binding transpeptidase domain-containing protein: MSVSKLPRSISVGVLGAGTVLVLASCGAEPSETVDDAAGSLATAVSTGDFSELGFASGDAASLTAAVENLHEPLGEIDPTVTAGEITLDEPGEDSPRPVTATVPLQHSWELDDLGIDGETWSYDTTAELVYDQESEAWEVEGTPEIIFPDYTGDQTLDLVTTSADRGRIMDDAGRAMVYNRDVVRLGIDKAQLAEDGEPADEETVRSSAEELAELVGRDAGDYADTVMAGGEMAFVEAITLRREESDVTATEVEQIPGAASIYDQMPLADSRDFAPLLLGRVGPVTAEILESDPSLSVGDTVGLTGIQAAYEDTLRGTPGMEIQFNGETQFAVEPEAGDDLDTTMVPRLQNLAQDIADEQDTTAGIVAIRPSDGGILAAASHDPEGGYVPVATQSTYAPGSTFKVVSSLAMLRDGLTPESSVECTEGTTVNGQQFGNYSGFPDAYLGTIEFRDAVAVSCNTVFADAYDDVTSEEVHQAALDLGLREDPNIGVPARMGSIPSDSEENLHASNLFGQGNVEASTLGMATVTASIAAGETIQPHLVVPEEAPEAVEGGVTADEVEDLRTLMTDTVNFGSLESMGDVPGEPIYAKTGTAERGEGDDAYSHTWAIAMQGDLAVAIFLEEGEFGGSTNGPLLQEFLEGASAIL, translated from the coding sequence ATGTCTGTTTCGAAGCTCCCCCGGTCCATCTCCGTCGGTGTCCTGGGAGCCGGGACAGTTCTGGTGCTGGCCAGCTGCGGCGCTGAGCCCTCCGAGACGGTCGACGACGCGGCGGGGTCGCTCGCCACCGCCGTCAGCACGGGCGACTTCTCCGAGCTGGGCTTCGCCTCCGGCGACGCGGCATCCCTGACCGCCGCTGTGGAGAACCTGCATGAGCCGCTCGGCGAGATCGACCCTACGGTCACCGCCGGCGAGATCACCTTGGACGAGCCGGGTGAGGATTCCCCGCGTCCGGTCACCGCCACCGTTCCGCTGCAGCACAGCTGGGAGCTCGACGACCTCGGCATCGACGGTGAGACCTGGAGCTATGACACCACGGCCGAACTCGTCTACGACCAGGAGTCAGAGGCCTGGGAGGTGGAGGGCACCCCGGAGATCATCTTCCCGGACTACACCGGAGACCAGACGCTGGACCTGGTGACCACCTCGGCCGACCGTGGCCGCATCATGGACGATGCCGGACGTGCGATGGTCTACAACCGAGACGTGGTGCGGCTCGGCATCGACAAGGCTCAGCTGGCCGAGGACGGGGAGCCGGCCGACGAGGAGACGGTGCGCTCCTCCGCCGAGGAGCTCGCCGAGCTGGTCGGTCGGGACGCAGGAGACTACGCAGACACCGTCATGGCCGGAGGCGAGATGGCCTTCGTCGAGGCGATCACGCTGCGCCGCGAGGAGAGCGACGTCACCGCCACCGAGGTCGAGCAGATCCCCGGTGCCGCCTCCATCTATGACCAGATGCCGCTGGCTGATTCGCGTGACTTCGCTCCGCTGCTGCTGGGCCGGGTGGGGCCGGTGACCGCAGAGATCCTCGAGTCAGATCCGAGCCTCTCGGTGGGAGACACGGTGGGTCTCACCGGAATCCAGGCCGCATACGAGGACACGCTGCGCGGAACCCCGGGCATGGAGATCCAGTTCAACGGTGAGACGCAGTTCGCCGTGGAGCCCGAAGCCGGCGATGACCTTGACACCACGATGGTGCCACGGCTGCAGAACCTCGCCCAGGACATCGCCGATGAGCAGGACACCACGGCCGGCATCGTCGCCATTCGTCCCTCCGACGGCGGCATCCTCGCCGCGGCAAGTCATGACCCCGAAGGCGGGTACGTCCCCGTCGCCACCCAGTCCACCTACGCTCCGGGCTCCACCTTCAAGGTGGTCTCCTCCCTGGCGATGCTCCGCGACGGGCTGACGCCGGAGTCCTCGGTGGAGTGCACCGAGGGCACCACCGTGAACGGGCAGCAGTTCGGGAACTACTCCGGCTTCCCCGACGCGTACCTCGGCACCATCGAGTTCCGCGACGCGGTGGCCGTCTCCTGCAACACGGTCTTCGCCGATGCCTATGATGACGTCACCTCCGAAGAGGTCCACCAGGCCGCACTGGATCTGGGTCTGCGCGAGGATCCCAACATCGGCGTCCCTGCCCGCATGGGCTCCATCCCCTCGGATTCCGAGGAGAACCTGCATGCCTCCAACCTCTTCGGGCAGGGCAACGTGGAGGCTTCCACACTGGGGATGGCTACGGTCACCGCCTCCATCGCCGCCGGGGAGACCATCCAGCCTCATCTCGTGGTGCCCGAGGAGGCACCAGAAGCCGTGGAGGGCGGCGTCACCGCTGATGAGGTTGAAGATCTGCGCACGCTGATGACCGACACGGTGAACTTCGGCTCGCTGGAGTCGATGGGGGACGTGCCGGGCGAGCCGATCTACGCCAAGACCGGCACAGCGGAGCGGGGCGAGGGTGACGACGCGTACTCCCACACCTGGGCCATCGCGATGCAGGGGGACCTCGCCGTCGCGATCTTCCTGGAGGAGGGTGAGTTCGGCGGATCGACCAACGGCCCGCTGCTCCAGGAGTTCCTCGAGGGCGCCTCCGCTATCCTGTAG
- a CDS encoding heat shock protein transcriptional repressor HspR, with product MDARMRLDARMLEADQRHAPMFVISVAAELADMHPQTLRQYDRIGLVTPRRQGGRHRRYSPYNIEQLRQIQQFSQEGVSLEGIRRILELQNRVEVLEETVDVLRHELRESERHSTKPRIFAVGPHGDVVTVARGRRPRANTQALVLWEPAPRRR from the coding sequence ATGGATGCTCGGATGAGGCTCGACGCGCGGATGCTCGAGGCGGACCAGCGGCACGCGCCGATGTTCGTCATCTCCGTCGCGGCCGAACTCGCCGATATGCACCCCCAGACCCTGCGCCAGTACGACCGCATCGGTCTGGTCACCCCGCGACGCCAGGGCGGGCGTCACCGCAGATACTCCCCGTACAACATCGAGCAGCTCCGCCAGATCCAGCAGTTCTCCCAGGAGGGCGTCTCGCTGGAGGGCATCCGTCGGATCCTCGAGCTGCAGAACCGGGTGGAGGTCCTCGAAGAGACCGTGGACGTGCTCCGCCACGAGCTGCGTGAATCCGAACGACACTCCACGAAACCCCGGATCTTCGCCGTCGGCCCTCATGGCGATGTGGTCACCGTGGCTCGCGGTCGCCGGCCCCGGGCGAACACACAGGCTCTGGTCCTGTGGGAGCCTGCCCCGCGCCGTCGCTGA
- a CDS encoding DnaJ C-terminal domain-containing protein gives MASQDWIDKDFYAILGVSRDASEEDIKKAYRKLARKHHPDKNPGDDASEQKFKDIAEAHSVLGDKKQREQYDAVRAMGSGARFSGGPGPGGAGGGFEDLFGNLFNGGSGGGFGRGGGGQSAGGPDLSDIFGGGGFGGRFGGGGAPAKGADRTSKTTISFGGSIRGTTVGLREPSGSVIDVRIPAGIRAGQKVRVKGKGQRGPGGSGDLLVEVAISPHKFFERVDDDIRIHLPVAFDEAALGTTVQVPTVHGEKVHIKIPAGVASGRVLRLKGHGVRRREKGREVSGDMLVTVEVQVPKDLPDEALDAIKAYAEATKGMDPRKGLEAKAVL, from the coding sequence ATGGCCTCACAGGACTGGATCGATAAAGATTTCTATGCCATCCTCGGCGTCTCCCGCGATGCCTCTGAGGAGGACATCAAGAAGGCGTACCGAAAGCTCGCCCGGAAGCATCACCCCGACAAGAACCCCGGGGATGATGCTTCCGAGCAGAAGTTCAAAGACATCGCCGAGGCCCACTCCGTGCTGGGTGACAAGAAGCAGCGCGAACAGTACGACGCCGTCCGCGCCATGGGCTCGGGTGCCCGATTCTCGGGTGGCCCGGGTCCAGGCGGGGCCGGCGGAGGTTTCGAGGATCTCTTCGGAAACCTCTTCAACGGCGGCTCCGGCGGCGGCTTCGGTCGCGGCGGAGGGGGCCAGTCCGCAGGCGGGCCCGACCTCTCCGACATCTTCGGTGGAGGCGGCTTCGGCGGTCGTTTCGGCGGCGGCGGCGCGCCCGCCAAGGGAGCTGACCGCACCTCCAAGACCACGATCTCCTTCGGTGGTTCCATTCGCGGAACCACCGTGGGGCTCCGTGAGCCCAGCGGAAGCGTCATCGACGTCCGGATCCCCGCCGGGATCCGCGCCGGACAGAAGGTCCGGGTCAAGGGCAAGGGCCAGCGCGGTCCCGGGGGGTCCGGTGACCTGCTCGTCGAGGTCGCCATCTCCCCGCACAAGTTCTTTGAACGGGTGGATGACGATATTCGCATCCACCTCCCCGTGGCCTTCGATGAGGCCGCGCTGGGCACCACTGTCCAGGTGCCCACTGTGCACGGCGAGAAGGTGCACATCAAGATTCCCGCAGGTGTTGCCTCCGGCCGGGTGCTGCGTCTGAAGGGACACGGCGTGCGCCGCAGAGAGAAGGGTCGCGAGGTCTCCGGCGATATGCTGGTGACCGTCGAGGTCCAGGTGCCCAAGGATCTTCCCGACGAGGCCCTGGACGCGATCAAGGCGTATGCGGAGGCCACGAAGGGGATGGATCCCCGGAAAGGCCTAGAGGCCAAGGCGGTGCTGTGA
- a CDS encoding nucleotide exchange factor GrpE, with the protein MADHKNPEVPSGEEPEEQDPVQDPLAQAEKILQDLPVEDAQDTETIGAEGNAENYGAAGDPVTEDEAAGVSSEEVDPRVAEEPELHQVTGDEGITGGVETEPEERIEAAEEFLRGTEEEEIAEAAMASEDEADTADDAVREAELQADLQRLQAEYVNYRRRVERDRATERERTKGQLVTELLPVLDDISSARQAGDLEEGPFAHIASRLESVLQQQGLVVVGEIGEAFDPNQHEAIMAQPHEEIPADHVAVVLRAGYRHGDRLLRAAQVMVSSGPAES; encoded by the coding sequence ATGGCAGATCATAAGAACCCTGAGGTCCCCAGCGGCGAAGAGCCCGAGGAGCAGGACCCGGTGCAGGACCCCTTGGCTCAGGCTGAGAAGATCCTGCAGGACCTCCCCGTGGAGGACGCACAGGACACCGAGACGATCGGAGCCGAGGGCAACGCCGAGAACTACGGCGCTGCCGGCGACCCGGTCACTGAGGATGAGGCCGCAGGCGTCTCCTCGGAGGAGGTTGACCCGCGGGTCGCCGAGGAGCCGGAGCTGCATCAGGTGACCGGCGACGAAGGCATCACCGGCGGTGTCGAGACCGAGCCGGAGGAGCGCATCGAGGCAGCTGAGGAGTTCCTCCGCGGCACCGAGGAGGAGGAGATCGCCGAGGCGGCTATGGCATCAGAGGATGAGGCAGACACTGCCGATGACGCTGTGCGCGAGGCGGAGCTGCAGGCTGACCTGCAGCGCCTCCAGGCCGAGTATGTGAACTACCGGCGCCGCGTGGAGCGGGATCGGGCCACAGAGCGCGAGCGGACCAAGGGCCAGCTCGTCACCGAGCTCCTGCCGGTCCTGGACGACATCTCCTCGGCCCGCCAGGCGGGCGACCTCGAGGAGGGGCCGTTCGCGCACATCGCTTCACGGCTCGAGTCGGTGCTGCAGCAGCAGGGTCTCGTGGTGGTGGGAGAGATCGGTGAAGCCTTCGATCCCAACCAGCACGAAGCCATCATGGCCCAGCCTCATGAGGAGATCCCCGCCGATCATGTGGCCGTCGTGCTGCGTGCCGGCTACCGCCACGGTGATCGCCTGCTTCGGGCGGCCCAGGTGATGGTCTCCTCAGGACCCGCCGAGAGCTGA